A single region of the Salvia splendens isolate huo1 chromosome 18, SspV2, whole genome shotgun sequence genome encodes:
- the LOC121776624 gene encoding aspartic proteinase NANA, chloroplast-like has translation MGRPRCMPQQLLFILFLIANSFNADAAGVKFELIHRHHLHPGGALPLRKLVHSDASRSQAMSRKVRSKFNASGELPLHSAADYGVGQYLVKLKMGTPGQHLVLIPDTGSDLTWTKCRYKCHGDDCGRIKTGHRSRVFHADRSSSFKTVPCSSTTCQTDLVDLFSLAICPSPLDPCAYDYSYVDGTSAQGIFAHETLTFSLTNGRTASLRNVLVGCSESSTGRSLLGADGIMGLGYSTNSNAVHAAGAFGGKFSYCLVDHLSPRSVSSHLIFGSYKDANVSVAWMRHTELVLGAIGTLYAVRVRGISVGGAMLDIPAEVWDFGRGGGAMLDSGTTLTVLTTPAYEPVMAALRGSLRGSQRVYEGEVGPLEYCFNSTGFDERVVPRFMLHFVDGARFEPPVKSYVIDDTPEVKCLGFADGGAGPGASIVGNIMQQNHLWEFDFGNRRLGFGPSSCA, from the exons ATGGGTAGGCCAAGGTGTATGCCGCAGCAGCTCCTTTTCATCTTATTTCTCATTGCTAATTCCTTCAATGCCGACGCCGCCGGGGTCAAATTCGAGCTCATCCACCGCCACCACCTGCATCCAGGCGGCGCCCTTCCGCTGCGGAAGCTAGTCCACAGCGACGCCTCTCGCTCGCAAGCCATGTCAAGGAAAGTGAGGAGCAAATTCAATGCTTCCGGTGAACTTCCGTTGCATTCCGCCGCCGACTACGGCGTGGGGCAGTACCTGGTGAAGCTCAAAATGGGGACGCCGGGGCAGCATCTCGTGCTGATCCCCGACACCGGGAGTGACCTCACTTGGACCAAGTGCAG GTACAAATGCCACGGGGATGACTGCGGCAGGATAAAGACTGGCCACCGCAGCCGCGTGTTCCACGCTGATCGCTCCTCGTCATTCAAGACTGTGCCGTGCTCTTCCACCACATGCCAGACTGATCTTGTTGATCTCTTCTCCCTCGCTATCTGCCCATCTCCACTCGACCCCTGCGCCTATGATTACAG CTACGTGGATGGCACGAGCGCGCAGGGcatattcgcccacgagaccctCACGTTCAGCCTCACCAACGGGAGAACGGCGAGTCTCCGCAACGTCCTCGTGGGCTGCAGCGAGTCCTCCACCGGCCGGAGCCTACTCGGCGCGGACGGCATAATGGGACTGGGATACAGCACCAACTCGAACGCCGTCCACGCCGCGGGCGCGTTCGGGGGCAAGTTCTCGTACTGCCTCGTCGACCACCTGAGCCCGAGAAGCGTCTCGAGCCACCTCATCTTCGGCTCCTACAAAGACGCCAACGTCTCCGTGGCCTGGATGCGGCACACGGAGCTAGTGCTGGGCGCGATCGGCACGCTCTACGCCGTCCGCGTCCGAGGCATCTCGGTTGGGGGGGCGATGCTCGACATCCCGGCCGAGGTCTGGGACTTCGGACGCGGCGGCGGCGCGATGCTGGACTCGGGCACGACGCTCACGGTGCTGACGACGCCGGCTTACGAGCCCGTGATGGCTGCCTTGCGGGGGTCGCTGCGCGGTTCCCAGCGGGTGTATGAAGGGGAAGTGGGCCCGCTCGAGTACTGCTTCAACTCGACCGGGTTTGATGAGAGGGTTGTGCCGAGGTTTATGCTGCATTTTGTGGACGGGGCGAGGTTTGAGCCGCCGGTGAAGAGCTACGTGATCGATGACACACCCGAGGTGAAGTGCCTCGGGTTCGCGGACGGCGGGGCCGGGCCGGGTGCGAGTATTGTTGGGAATATTATGCAGCAGAATCATTTGTGGGAGTTTGATTTTGGCAACAGGAGGTTGGGGTTTGGTCCCTCCTCTTGTGCTTAG